From a region of the Hemitrygon akajei chromosome 16, sHemAka1.3, whole genome shotgun sequence genome:
- the pgpep1 gene encoding pyroglutamyl-peptidase 1 isoform X2 yields the protein MATTVTLEKCGHNQGYKGLDNRCYCPDSHCCVQGGPDCLESIVDMDVVCNKITDPQLDVVISVSKDAGRYLCDFTYYTSLHLSHGRSAFIHVPPLGKPYTAEQLGRALQTIIGVMLGMLQHSNAKMNCLVEH from the exons ATGGCCACCACTGTGACTTTGGAGAAATGTGGTCACAACCAGGGCTACAAGGGGCTGGACAATCGCTGCTACTGCCCAGACAGCCACTGCTGCGTTCAGGGAGGACCGGACTGCCTTGAATCCATTGTCGACATGGATGTCGTCTGCAACAAGATCACAGATCCACAACTAGACGTGGTTATTTCGGTGTCAAAGGATGCAGGAAG GTACCTCTGCGATTTTACCTACTATACCTCTCTGCATCTGAGCCATGGGAGATCAGCTTTCATACATGTCCCTCCACTGGGAAAGCCTTACACAGCTGAGCAGTTGGGAAGGGCTCTCCAAACCATTATCGGGGTGATGTTGGGCATGTTGCAACATTCCAACGCCAAGATGAACTGCCTGGTGGAACACTGA